A part of Oncorhynchus clarkii lewisi isolate Uvic-CL-2024 chromosome 17, UVic_Ocla_1.0, whole genome shotgun sequence genomic DNA contains:
- the LOC139371006 gene encoding LIM domain and actin-binding protein 1-like isoform X2 has translation MEGGSSFSRKSWASQSLRVTARELSLVSTRGKTNAIAERFSKYQRAAEEANAEKKKASVESLPPTLRSGNLSVLKKRWEQPAPRQDKPCLLPAGPPRARLIPPAVPKPVPPTEHRPPAKSPGSPGTQGSQDSIQYPSAAIAKEGAERRMERKDQRPSEEEEEEEGLMQVEDKVAPTSPCSPVEKPSVPLNSLKMMFEKGEGAKRRVSTGLHSSSSEDMDQRIGVLSPDRVLETTSLKERMAKYQSAVTKKGPLARTASQSEGEDGSLKENVPPSGVAVSQALESYSRKVAVEETNGDGMDTPTSKDSTSSPSSAHSDPPKAARKFCLPVRETCIACLKTVYPLERLVANTQIFHTSCFRCLHCNTKLSLGNYASLHGNVYCKPHFSQLFKAKGNYDEGFGHRPHKELWTPRAEGEEEEEEGVDREVEKKPKEQAERVAVVSRPASSDKQPCPTVEESPLAKVTDLTASLETRSHTTSTEKLSSAEKVPEARKLRVAWPPPADSDAGTSQILEAGSGVSRPWRAKWPPEGEVSSSTLSHDRSELKSLRRSSSLKERSRPFSVAPSLTTNALGPREPRRPLKSLLDRRGSLEDSHSMPKEPEPKPQREREVRQEDKKECKPAPPSGSVVNGETSSEEEVESLPAAQEEREEPMERAKEIEGASLKCQSASPDIPASPSPSPQPKHNRSSQDVGFWEGEEEGGEGEQLTVEEMIKRNRYYEEEEEEDDV, from the exons ATGGAAGGCGGAAGTTCGTTCAGCAGAAAGTCGTGGGCGTCGCAGTCTTTACGGGTCACCGCCAGGGAGCTCTCATTGGTCAGCACGCGAGGCAAGACCAACGCCATTGCAGAGCGCTTCTCCAA GTACCAGAGAGCTGCTGAGGAGGCCAATGCTGAGAAGAAGAAAGCA TCGGTGGAGAGCCTGCCTCCCACTCTGCGTTCAGGGAACCTGAGTGTTCTGAAGAAGCGCTGGGAGCAGCCGGCACCTCGCCAAGACAAACCCTGCCTGCTACCAGCCGGCCCACCCCGCGCCCGCCTTATCCCCCCAGCTGTACCCAAACCAGTGCCACCGACTGAGCACCGCCCCCCAGCCAAATCCCCAGGATCCCCGGGCACTCAGGGTAGTCAAGACAGTATCCAGTATCCTTCAGCAGCTATAGCCAAGGAAGGAgcggagagaaggatggagagaaaagATCAGCGGCcaagtgaggaagaggaggaggaggaagggctgATGCAGGTGGAAGATAAGGTGGCGCCAACCAGCCCCTGCAGCCCCGTTGAGAAACCCAGCGTGCCTCTCAACAGCCTGAAGATGATGTTTGAGAAGGGAGAGGGCGCCAAGAGAAGG GTGAGCACGGGACTACACAGCAGCTCCTCCGAGGACATGGACCAGAGAATAGGAG TGTTATCCCCTGACCGAGTTCTGGAGACCACCTCCCTGAAGGAAAGAATGGCCAAGTACCAGTCAGCCGTTACCAAAAAGGGCCCACTAGCACGcact GCCAGTCAGTCAGAGGGAGAGGACGGCAGCCTCAAGGAGAATGTGCCCCCTAGTGGTGTGGCTGTG AGCCAGGCTTTAGAGTCCTACAGCAGAAAAGTTGCTGTAGAAGAGACCAATG GTGATGGCATGGACACACCTACCTCTAAGGATAGTACCTCTTCTCCATCCTCAGCCCACAGTGACCCGCCCAAGGCAGCCAGG aagTTCTGCCTGCCCGTGAGGGAGACGTGCATTGCATGCCTGAAGACGGTGTACCCGTTGGAGAGGCTGGTGGCTAACACCCAGATCTTCCACACCTCCTGCTTCCGCTGTCTGCACTGCAACACCAAGCTCAG TCTGGGAAACTATGCCTCTCTGCACGGCAATGTCTACTGCAAGCCCCACTTCAGCCAGCTGTTCAAGGCCAAAGGCAACTACGACGAAGGCTTCGGCCACCGGCCCCACAAGGAACTGTGGACACCCCGTgccgagggagaggaggaggaggaagagggagtagaCCGGGAGGTGGAGAAGAAACCAAAGGAGCAGGCAGAAAGAGTGGCGGTGGTGTCCCGTCCAGCCTCGTCAGACAAGCAGCCCTGCCCCACAGTGGAGGAGTCTCCCCTGGCCAAGGTGACGGACCTGACTGCCTCTCTGGAGACACGCAGCCACACCACCTCCACTGAGAAACTCTCCAGCGCCGAGAAAGTCCCAGAGGCCCGCAAGCTGAGGGTTGCCTGGCCCCCTCCTGCTGACAGCGATGCTGGTACCTCTCAAATTCTGGAGGCTGGTAGTGGTGTGAGCCGGCCCTGGAGAGCCAAGTGGCCCCCAGAGGGCGAGGTGTCATCGTCCACCCTGAGCCACGACCGGTCCGAGCTGAAGAGCCTGAGGAGGAGCTCGTCTCTGAAGGAGCGAAGTCGGCCTTTCTCGGTGGCCCCCAGCCTCACCACCAATGCCCTCGGGCCACGGGAGCCCCGCCGGCCCCTCAAATCCCTGCTGGATAGGAGGGGGTCACTGGAGGACAGCCACTCCATGCCTAAGGAACCAGAACCCAAACCCCAGAGGGAGCGAGAAGTAAGGCAGGAGGACAAAAAAGAGTGCAAGCCTGCCCCGCCCAGCGGCAGTGTGGTGAATGGAGAGACCAGCTccgaggaggaggtagagagtcTGCCGGCggcacaggaggagagagaagagccgATGGAGAGAGCAAAGGAAATAGAAGGGGCTTCTCTGAAATGCCAAAGTGCCTCTCCGGATATCCCAGCATCTCCCTCTCCGTCCCCGCAGCCCAAACACAACCGCAGCTCCCAGGACGTGGGTTTctgggagggtgaggaggaggggggcgAGGGGGAGCAGCTCACCGTAGAGGAGATGATCAAGAGGAACCGCTActatgaggaagaggaggaggaagatgatgtCTGA
- the LOC139371006 gene encoding LIM domain and actin-binding protein 1-like isoform X1, translating to MFFSPLCLHLSLFLLVLMGGGLVLTSRVFLTANIWESLITLTQHRDQREGRQTDSSYRTLPVYNLDSPLRLASLSQSVESLPPTLRSGNLSVLKKRWEQPAPRQDKPCLLPAGPPRARLIPPAVPKPVPPTEHRPPAKSPGSPGTQGSQDSIQYPSAAIAKEGAERRMERKDQRPSEEEEEEEGLMQVEDKVAPTSPCSPVEKPSVPLNSLKMMFEKGEGAKRRVSTGLHSSSSEDMDQRIGVLSPDRVLETTSLKERMAKYQSAVTKKGPLARTASQSEGEDGSLKENVPPSGVAVSQALESYSRKVAVEETNGDGMDTPTSKDSTSSPSSAHSDPPKAARKFCLPVRETCIACLKTVYPLERLVANTQIFHTSCFRCLHCNTKLSLGNYASLHGNVYCKPHFSQLFKAKGNYDEGFGHRPHKELWTPRAEGEEEEEEGVDREVEKKPKEQAERVAVVSRPASSDKQPCPTVEESPLAKVTDLTASLETRSHTTSTEKLSSAEKVPEARKLRVAWPPPADSDAGTSQILEAGSGVSRPWRAKWPPEGEVSSSTLSHDRSELKSLRRSSSLKERSRPFSVAPSLTTNALGPREPRRPLKSLLDRRGSLEDSHSMPKEPEPKPQREREVRQEDKKECKPAPPSGSVVNGETSSEEEVESLPAAQEEREEPMERAKEIEGASLKCQSASPDIPASPSPSPQPKHNRSSQDVGFWEGEEEGGEGEQLTVEEMIKRNRYYEEEEEEDDV from the exons atgtttttttcccccctctgcctccatctctctctctttctcctggtcTTGATGGGGGGTGGGCTGGTTCTTACTTCCAGAGTTTTTCTAACTGCTAACATCTGGGAGAGCTTGATCACCCTTACTCAGCACAGAGACCAGAGGGAAGGACGGCAGACTGATTCCAGCTACAGGACTCTCCCTGTCTACAACCTAGACTCCCCACTACGCCTCGCCTCGCTCTCACAG TCGGTGGAGAGCCTGCCTCCCACTCTGCGTTCAGGGAACCTGAGTGTTCTGAAGAAGCGCTGGGAGCAGCCGGCACCTCGCCAAGACAAACCCTGCCTGCTACCAGCCGGCCCACCCCGCGCCCGCCTTATCCCCCCAGCTGTACCCAAACCAGTGCCACCGACTGAGCACCGCCCCCCAGCCAAATCCCCAGGATCCCCGGGCACTCAGGGTAGTCAAGACAGTATCCAGTATCCTTCAGCAGCTATAGCCAAGGAAGGAgcggagagaaggatggagagaaaagATCAGCGGCcaagtgaggaagaggaggaggaggaagggctgATGCAGGTGGAAGATAAGGTGGCGCCAACCAGCCCCTGCAGCCCCGTTGAGAAACCCAGCGTGCCTCTCAACAGCCTGAAGATGATGTTTGAGAAGGGAGAGGGCGCCAAGAGAAGG GTGAGCACGGGACTACACAGCAGCTCCTCCGAGGACATGGACCAGAGAATAGGAG TGTTATCCCCTGACCGAGTTCTGGAGACCACCTCCCTGAAGGAAAGAATGGCCAAGTACCAGTCAGCCGTTACCAAAAAGGGCCCACTAGCACGcact GCCAGTCAGTCAGAGGGAGAGGACGGCAGCCTCAAGGAGAATGTGCCCCCTAGTGGTGTGGCTGTG AGCCAGGCTTTAGAGTCCTACAGCAGAAAAGTTGCTGTAGAAGAGACCAATG GTGATGGCATGGACACACCTACCTCTAAGGATAGTACCTCTTCTCCATCCTCAGCCCACAGTGACCCGCCCAAGGCAGCCAGG aagTTCTGCCTGCCCGTGAGGGAGACGTGCATTGCATGCCTGAAGACGGTGTACCCGTTGGAGAGGCTGGTGGCTAACACCCAGATCTTCCACACCTCCTGCTTCCGCTGTCTGCACTGCAACACCAAGCTCAG TCTGGGAAACTATGCCTCTCTGCACGGCAATGTCTACTGCAAGCCCCACTTCAGCCAGCTGTTCAAGGCCAAAGGCAACTACGACGAAGGCTTCGGCCACCGGCCCCACAAGGAACTGTGGACACCCCGTgccgagggagaggaggaggaggaagagggagtagaCCGGGAGGTGGAGAAGAAACCAAAGGAGCAGGCAGAAAGAGTGGCGGTGGTGTCCCGTCCAGCCTCGTCAGACAAGCAGCCCTGCCCCACAGTGGAGGAGTCTCCCCTGGCCAAGGTGACGGACCTGACTGCCTCTCTGGAGACACGCAGCCACACCACCTCCACTGAGAAACTCTCCAGCGCCGAGAAAGTCCCAGAGGCCCGCAAGCTGAGGGTTGCCTGGCCCCCTCCTGCTGACAGCGATGCTGGTACCTCTCAAATTCTGGAGGCTGGTAGTGGTGTGAGCCGGCCCTGGAGAGCCAAGTGGCCCCCAGAGGGCGAGGTGTCATCGTCCACCCTGAGCCACGACCGGTCCGAGCTGAAGAGCCTGAGGAGGAGCTCGTCTCTGAAGGAGCGAAGTCGGCCTTTCTCGGTGGCCCCCAGCCTCACCACCAATGCCCTCGGGCCACGGGAGCCCCGCCGGCCCCTCAAATCCCTGCTGGATAGGAGGGGGTCACTGGAGGACAGCCACTCCATGCCTAAGGAACCAGAACCCAAACCCCAGAGGGAGCGAGAAGTAAGGCAGGAGGACAAAAAAGAGTGCAAGCCTGCCCCGCCCAGCGGCAGTGTGGTGAATGGAGAGACCAGCTccgaggaggaggtagagagtcTGCCGGCggcacaggaggagagagaagagccgATGGAGAGAGCAAAGGAAATAGAAGGGGCTTCTCTGAAATGCCAAAGTGCCTCTCCGGATATCCCAGCATCTCCCTCTCCGTCCCCGCAGCCCAAACACAACCGCAGCTCCCAGGACGTGGGTTTctgggagggtgaggaggaggggggcgAGGGGGAGCAGCTCACCGTAGAGGAGATGATCAAGAGGAACCGCTActatgaggaagaggaggaggaagatgatgtCTGA